One stretch of Juglans microcarpa x Juglans regia isolate MS1-56 chromosome 3D, Jm3101_v1.0, whole genome shotgun sequence DNA includes these proteins:
- the LOC121254385 gene encoding LOW QUALITY PROTEIN: transportin-1-like (The sequence of the model RefSeq protein was modified relative to this genomic sequence to represent the inferred CDS: inserted 1 base in 1 codon), producing the protein MAASSAPWQPKEEGFREICGLLEQQISHSSSSADKSQIWQQLQQYSQFPDFNNYLAFIFARAEGKSVETRQAAGLLLKNNLRSEYKSMAPVNQQYIKSELLPCMGAADRHIRSTVGTIISVVVQLGGVLGWPELLQALVNCLDSNDINHMEGAMDALSKICEDIPQVLDSDVPGLAERPISIFLPRLYKFFQSPHASLRKLSXGSVNQYIMLMPTALYVSMEQYLQGLFVLAHDPASEVRKLVCAAFVQLIEVRPSFLEPHLGNVIEYMLQVNKDNDDEVALEACEFWSAYCDAQLPPEKLREFLPRLVPVLLSNMVYADDDESIVDAEEDGSLPDRDQDLKPRFHSSRLHGSDNVEDDDDDIVNVWNLRKCSAAALDILSNVFGDEILPTLMPIVQANLSTTGDAAWKEREAAVLALGAIGEGCIHGLYPLLSEIVTFLIPLLDDKFPLIRSISCWTLSRFSKFILQGIGHQKGYEQFDNVLMGLLRRILDPNKRVQEAACSAFATMEEEAAEELAPRLEIILQHLMCAFGKYQRRNLRIVYDAIGTLADAVGGALNQPVYLDILMPPLIAKWQQLSNSDKEFFPLLECFTSIAQALGTGFSQFAEPVFQRCISIIQTQQVAKVDPVSAGVQYDKEFIVCCLDLLSGLAEGLGSGIESLVSHSNLRDLLLHCCMDDASDVRQSAFALFGDLARVCPVHLHPRLSEFLDVAAKQLNTPNLRETLSVATNACWAIGELAVKVRQEVSPIVLTVISSLVPILKHAEELNKSLVENSAITLGRVAWVCPEVVAPHMEHFLQSWCTALSMIRDDVEKEDAFRGLCAVVKVNPSGALGSLVFLCKAIASWHEIRSEDLHNDVCQVLHGYKQMLRNGAWDQCMSALEPPVKDKLSKYQV; encoded by the exons CCAAGGAGGAGGGGTTCAGAGAGATCTGCGGGCTCCTGGAGCAGCAGATTTCCCATTCCTCTTCCTCCGCTGACAAGTCCCAGATTTGGCAACAACTCCAGCAGTACTCTCAGTTCCCCGATTTCAATAACTACCTCGCTTTCATTTTCGCGCGTGCCGAG GGTAAGTCGGTGGAAACTCGACAAGCTGCTGGCCTGCTCTTGAAAAATAACCTTAGATCCGAATATAAATCCATGGCTCCTGTAAACCAGCAATATATAAAATCAGAGTTGTTGCCTTGCATGGGAGCAGCGGATAGGCACATTAGATCTACAGTTGGGACCATTATTAGTGTTGTTGTTCAACTAGGGGGAGTTTTGGGATGGCCTGAGTTGTTGCAAGCTCTAGTCAATTGCTTAGACAGTAATGACATCAATCACATGGAAGGTGCTATGGATGCTTTATCCAAG ATTTGTGAGGATATCCCTCAAGTTCTTGATTCAGATGTACCTGGCTTAGCTGAGCGTCCTATCAGCATATTTCTTCCTAGATTATAcaag TTTTTCCAGTCACCACATGCCTCATTAAGAAAGCTTT CTGGTTCTGTTAATCAATACATTATGTTGATGCCCACT GCTTTATATGTATCCATGGAGCAATATCTTCAGGGTTTGTTTGTTCTTGCTCATGACCCTGCCTCAGAAGTGCGGAAATTG GTTTGTGCAGCATTTGTTCAGCTAATCGAAGTCCGTCCATCTTTCTTGGAG CCACATCTGGGGAATGTAATTGAATACATGTTGCAAGTCAACAAGGATAATGATGATGAAGTGGCTTTGGAGGCCTGTGAATTCTG GTCTGCATACTGTGATGCTCAGTTACCACCAGAGAAGTTACGAGAGTTCTTGCCTCGTCTAGTTCCG GTGTTGTTGTCCAACATGGTTTATGCTGATGATGATGAATCCATTGTGGATGCTGAG GAGGATGGGTCTCTCCCAGATCGTGATCAG GATCTCAAACCTCGTTTCCATTCCTCACGACTTCATGGATCAGATAATGTGGAAGATGAT GACGATGACATTGTTAATGTATGGAATTTGCGGAAGTGCAGTGCTGCTGCCCTTGATATCCTCTCAAATGTGTTTGGGGATGAGATTCTTCCAACATTGATGCCTATAGTTCAG GCCAACTTGTCCACCACAGGTGATGCAGCCTGGAAAGAAAGGGAAGCAGCTGTCTTGGCTCTTGGTGCCATTGGTGAAGGTTGCATTCATGGTCTATATCCTCTTTTATCTGAG ATTGTCACATTTCTTATCCCTCTTTTAGATGATAAGTTTCCGCTCATTAGGAGTATTTCGTGTTGGACACTTTCTCGCTTCAGCAAATTTATTCTTCAG GGTATTGGACATCAAAAAGGCTACGAGCAGTTTGACAATGTTCTTATGGGTCTTTTGCGAAGAATACTGGATCCTAACAAGCGGGTGCAAGAGGCTGCTTGTTCAGCTTTTGCAACAATGGAAGAG GAGGCTGCAGAAGAGTTGGCACCACGCTTGGAAATTATTTTGCAGCATCTAATGTGTGCTTTTGGGAAATATCAG AGACGTAATCTCAGAATTGTATATGACGCTATTGGAACCTTAGCAGATGCTGTCGGTGGGGCACTGAATCAG CCCGTTTATCTTGACATTCTGATGCCGCCATTAATTGCTAAGTGGCAACAACTTTCAAATTCAGACAAGGAATTCTTTCCGCTGCTGGAGTGTTTTACATCTATTGCACAG GCATTGGGAACGGGATTCTCTCAATTTGCCGAACCTGTATTTCAGAGGTGCATAAGCATAATTCAGACACAACAAGTGGCAAAG GTTGATCCTGTTTCAGCAGGGGTTCAATATGATAAGGAGTTTATTGTTTGCTGTCTTGATCTGCTCTCTGGACTTGCGGAGGGTCTTGGCAGTGGGATAGAGAGTCTG GTTTCACATAGTAATTTGAGAGACCTGCTTCTACACTGTTGCATGGATGATGCTTCTGATGTCCGACAGAGTGCGTTTGCTCTTTTTGGGGACCTTGCAAGA GTATGTCCCGTTCATTTGCATCCCCGTTTGTCCGAATTTCTTGATGTTGCAGCGAAGCAACTG AATACTCCTAATCTGAGGGAAACTCTTTCAGTAGCAACTAATGCATGTTGGGCCATCGGGGAACTAGCGGTTAAG GTTCGTCAAGAAGTTTCTCCAATTGTTTTGACAGTTATTTCAAGCTTAGTTCCAATCCTTAAACATGCAGAG GAGCTCAACAAGTCATTGGTAGAAAATAGTGCAATAACACTTGGAAGGGTTGCATGGGTTTGTCCGGAGGTTGTGGCACCACATATGGAGCATTTCTTGCAGTCTTGGTGCACTGCTTTGTCTAT GATACGTGATGATGTTGAAAAGGAGGATGCTTTCAGAGGACTATGTGCCGTG GTTAAAGTAAATCCATCGGGGGCTTTAGGTTCACTTGTTTTCTTGTGCAAAGCGATTGCGAGTTGGCAT GAAATAAGAAGTGAGGATCTACATAATGATGTTTGCCAGGTGTTGCATGGTTATAAACAG ATGCTTAGGAATGGAGCGTGGGACCAATGTATGTCTGCCTTGGAGCCCCCAGTGAAGGACAAATTATCCAAGTATCAAGTATAA
- the LOC121254386 gene encoding uncharacterized protein LOC121254386 — MVFVSGLQASSGLVHWHPKLPFKGERYDSAIFNGCNAFQLPARMIHRARIQYSRPEHFGTRYAMSGGRSGERIQHQLSSGDDLSEEPFWVSLIKDAVWGLKSLFVFLAEQPSQLKYIEWPGLQSTLKTAILTLVLVAVLIVAVSSVDSALSYVSTLILRKTP, encoded by the exons ATGGTGTTTGTTTCTGGGTTGCAAGCAAGTTCAG GTTTGGTTCATTGGCATCCTAAACTACCATTCAAGGGTGAAAGATATGATTCTGCCATATTTAATGGCTGCAATGCCTTCCAACTACCAGCTAGAATG ATCCATAGAGCAAGGATCCAATATTCTCGTCCAGAGCATTTTGGCACCAGATATGCAATGTCTGGAGGAAGAAGTGGAGAAAGAATTCAACATCAGTTGAGCTCTGGCGATGACTTGTCTGAGGAGCCCTTCTGGGTCAGTCTGATTAAGGACGCCGTGTG GGGCTTGAAATCTTTATTTGTATTTCTGGCTGAGCAACCTAGTCAGCTGAAGTATATAGAATGGCCTGGTCTTCAAAGCACG CTGAAGACTGCTATCCTCACTCTTGTTCTTGTAGCAGTGCTCATTGTGGCAGTATCGTCAGTTGACTCTGCCCTCAGCTACGTGTCGACTTTGATTCTCAGAAAAACGCCATAA
- the LOC121256296 gene encoding serine/threonine protein phosphatase 2A 57 kDa regulatory subunit B' beta isoform-like, giving the protein MAAQRDSPTASPKKKSATLQYLFDLDSKDEPRRKLAIHFSSSENEEILSIISYCTLIFTFTDPLESPSQQDLKRQKLTQLLSVVKLKKGPLRDQILAPLMSMLSTNLFRPLPPPSNPSSTQDLLDDEDLISTFSPAWSHLQVVYDILLRLVTNTDPEILRDHVDHPFLLNLLSLFQSEDPRERECLKNLYHRIYLRFTFYRSFMRKSMNDVFLHFIFETERHFGIGELLEIWGSIINGFTVPLKEEHKLFLMRVLIPLHKTKGMQAYHRQLAYCVSQFLQKEPVLGGVIVRGILRYWPVTNCQKEVFLIGELEELVENLDPGQYRKLALPMCTQITKCLNSWNSQVAERALYLWNNELFVTMASLAIEEIFPVVVEGMEKNLKWHWSKSVRQLTQNVKTMLEEMDSILYSECLQAIDLRESRAHQEETKRKEKWERIEMAAARNQFNHHVACVSH; this is encoded by the exons ATGGCTGCTCAAAGAGACTCCCCAACTGCTTCTCCAAAGAAAAAATCTGCCACCCTTCAGTACCTATTTGATCTAGATTCCAAGGATGAACCTAGACGTAAGCTTGCCATCCATTTCTCCAGTTCTGAAAACGAAGAAATTCTTTCTATTATCTCTTACTGTACCTTGATCTTCACCTTCACCGATCCTCTTGAATCTCCTTCACAGCAAGATCTTAAGCGGCAGAAGCTCACTCAACTCCTCTCCGTCGTTAAGTTGAAGAAAGGACCACTACGTGATCAAATTTTGGCGCCCCTCATGTCCATGCTATCGACCAACCTGTTTCGTCCACTCCCTCCACCTTCCAATCCCTCCTCCACCCAAGATTTGCTTGATGATGAAGACCTCATTTCTACCTTTTCACCAGCATGGTCGCACCTCCAAGTTGTTTATGATATCCTCCTACGACTAGTTACCAACACAGATCCTGAGATACTTCGAGATCATGTCGACCATCCTTTCCTTCTTAatctcctctctcttttccaGTCTGAAGATCCAAGGGAACGTGAATGCTTGAAGAACTTATACCACCGGATATATTTGAGATTCACCTTCTATCGTTCATTCATGCGGAAATCAATGAACGACGTGTTCTTGCACTTCATATTTGAGACAGAGAGgcactttggcatcggagagcTGCTTGAGATTTGGGGAAGTATCATCAATGGTTTTACAGTTCCACTCAAAGAAGAGCACAAGTTGTTCTTAATGAGAGTGTTAATTCCTCTGCACAAGACAAAGGGTATGCAGGCTTACCATAGGCAGTTGGCTTATTGTGTTTCCCAGTTTTTGCAAAAGGAGCCTGTGCTGGGAGGGGTTATTGTTAGAGGAATCTTGAGGTATTGGCCTGTCACCAATTGCCAGAAGGAAGTTTTCCTCATAGGGGAGTTGGAGGAGCTGGTGGAGAATTTAGATCCTGGTCAGTATAGGAAGTTAGCACTGCCTATGTGCACCCAGATCACAAAATGTTTGAACAGTTGGAACTCCCAG GTTGCTGAGCGCGCGCTCTATCTGTGGAATAACGAGCTGTTTGTAACGATGGCATCACTCGCAATAGAAGAAATATTTCCCGTTGTTGTTGAAGGCATGGAGAAAAACCTCAAATGGCATTGGAGCAAAAGCGTCCGGCAATTGACACAAAATGTGAAGACGATGCTGGAAGAAATGGATTCTATTCTCTACTCCGAATGCCTCCAAGCGATCGACCTCAGAGAATCCAGAGCTCACCAAGAAGAGACCAAGAGGAAGGAAAAATGGGAGAGAATCGAAATGGCAGCAGCAAGGAATCAGTTCAACCACCACGTTGCATGCGTGTCCCACTGA